The window TTGCACAGACCCTAAGATCCGGGTGCCTTAAAAGGCCCGAACTCAGGCTTTCTCCCGGATATGCACCCAAGTGTGAACATGGGGCGCGCCTCGGAAATACCACAACATCGCAGGGCCTTCGATTTGCCAGACGTCCCACACGCCGTCTCCGCCGATATCCTCGTTCTTGTAGAAAGCCATGTGGAGATGATCGAAGCCATTGTGCTCGGCCAGCTTCATGGCTTCGTCGGCGTCGGCTTTGCGGAATGGCGCGAGCACATCGGCCATGACCTTGCGCACCTGCTCCTTTTGGTCGCGCGTCAGTTCGGTCATCGGGATGCCGGGCAAACCGGAAGTTTTGCCGGAGAGTTTCACGGTGTCCGTTCCCTCCTCTTTGCGCCCTTCGCCCAGGGTGGCCAACTCGCGCTGTTTACCGTTCAGCATCTGGAAGACTTCGTTCGCGCGCAGCGCCTGGTACCAATAGATATTTCCGGGATGGTTCGGCTTCTCATTGAAGCTTTCGGCGGCGTGTCCGTAGAAGATGGGGCCGCCAAACGCGGCGCCTTCCACCGAATCGCCATCGCAACGGCGCGTGACGTGCCGGC of the Verrucomicrobiota bacterium genome contains:
- a CDS encoding DUF3500 domain-containing protein; amino-acid sequence: MTTNPSLQTPDCGCSSMTRREFFKTATGLAVATAGLPALTSPRAFAAPTKRDQSETLVTALYKSLTEEQKKAVCFPFDHPLRSKIDNNWHIVKPKLADFYTRDQQAMVKEIFLSLHSPEYAEKVFKQVQHDAGKAGFNDASIALFGEPGTGNFEFVFTGRHVTRRCDGDSVEGAAFGGPIFYGHAAESFNEKPNHPGNIYWYQALRANEVFQMLNGKQRELATLGEGRKEEGTDTVKLSGKTSGLPGIPMTELTRDQKEQVRKVMADVLAPFRKADADEAMKLAEHNGFDHLHMAFYKNEDIGGDGVWDVWQIEGPAMLWYFRGAPHVHTWVHIREKA